In Arthrobacter alpinus, a single window of DNA contains:
- a CDS encoding exodeoxyribonuclease III encodes MSNGIQNGQLRIASVNVNGIRAAYKNGMAPWLANRDVDILCLQEVRAPDAIVEAFLGEEWHLLHAEAEAKGRAGVLIASRKDRIEPVATRVGIGEDYFATTGRWVEADYALTGSDGTPTTLTVVSAYVHSGEVGTPKQDDKFRFLDTMIGRLPALAGASDHALVVGDLNVGHKTLDIKNWKGNVKRAGFLPEERAYFDRFFGEEIGWKDVARELAGEVDGPYTWWSNRGQAFTNDTGWRIDYHMATPALASKALSCVVDRAESYESRFSDHAPLVVDYKF; translated from the coding sequence GTGAGCAACGGTATTCAAAACGGTCAATTGAGGATCGCAAGCGTCAACGTCAACGGCATCCGTGCCGCCTACAAGAACGGAATGGCGCCGTGGCTGGCCAACCGCGATGTAGACATTCTCTGCCTCCAAGAGGTGCGCGCACCTGACGCCATTGTTGAGGCTTTCTTGGGCGAGGAATGGCACCTGCTCCACGCCGAGGCCGAGGCCAAGGGCCGAGCCGGCGTGCTGATCGCCTCACGCAAGGATCGAATTGAGCCCGTGGCCACCCGCGTGGGCATCGGCGAGGACTACTTTGCCACCACAGGACGCTGGGTTGAGGCGGATTACGCCCTCACCGGCTCGGACGGAACCCCCACCACCCTTACCGTGGTCAGCGCTTACGTGCACTCGGGTGAGGTTGGTACTCCCAAGCAGGATGACAAGTTCCGCTTCCTTGACACCATGATCGGGCGCCTGCCCGCCTTGGCTGGCGCAAGCGATCACGCACTGGTGGTGGGTGACCTCAACGTGGGTCACAAGACCCTGGATATCAAGAATTGGAAGGGCAACGTGAAGCGCGCCGGCTTCCTGCCCGAGGAACGCGCTTACTTTGACAGGTTCTTTGGCGAGGAAATCGGCTGGAAGGACGTGGCGCGGGAACTGGCCGGCGAAGTGGACGGCCCGTACACCTGGTGGTCCAACCGTGGCCAGGCCTTCACCAACGACACGGGTTGGCGTATTGATTACCACATGGCCACCCCGGCATTGGCGTCCAAGGCGCTGAGCTGCGTGGTGGACCGAGCCGAATCATACGAATCCCGCTTCTCGGACCATGCCCCGCTGGTCGTCGATTACAAGTTCTAA
- a CDS encoding amidohydrolase: protein MRNYSLETEPTEPVGPWLEPLLDEVIEFRRDLHAHPELSFQEFRTSGKIFDRLTAAGLSPRRLEGTGVIVDVGEGPIATALRGDIDALPIIEETGLPFASRNHGVTHGCGHDFHTASMLGIALVLAKMHEHKPLGGRVRIIFQPAEETLPGGALACIDQGALDGVPRIMALHCDPRIDVGKIGTRIGPITSASDTIKIELSGRGGHTSRPHLTEDLVFALAQIAINVPSVLSRRVDVRSGVSVVWGQINAGSAPNAIPGHGVMSGTMRCLDREAWHAAGELLDDVVQQVAAPFGVDVHLEHTRGVPPVVNSEHETAVIEAAARAELGEESVVLAPQSMGGEDFAWFLQGIPGSLMRLGTHVPGGEEYDLHRGDYIVDERALSVGIKVLCAAALRTLRPAAQ, encoded by the coding sequence GTGCGCAATTACTCGCTGGAAACAGAACCGACCGAGCCTGTAGGCCCCTGGCTTGAACCATTGTTGGATGAAGTCATTGAATTCCGTCGTGACCTGCACGCTCACCCCGAGCTGTCCTTTCAGGAGTTCCGCACGTCCGGCAAGATCTTCGACCGCTTGACTGCGGCTGGCCTCTCACCCCGTCGCTTGGAAGGCACCGGCGTCATTGTTGACGTGGGCGAGGGCCCAATCGCTACGGCCCTGCGCGGCGACATCGACGCCCTGCCAATCATCGAAGAAACCGGCCTGCCTTTTGCTTCACGCAATCATGGCGTGACCCACGGGTGTGGCCATGATTTTCACACGGCCTCGATGCTCGGGATCGCGTTGGTCCTGGCGAAAATGCACGAGCACAAACCCCTGGGTGGCCGGGTGCGAATCATTTTCCAACCCGCTGAGGAAACCCTGCCGGGCGGCGCTCTGGCGTGCATCGATCAGGGTGCCCTCGATGGCGTGCCACGCATCATGGCCCTGCACTGTGACCCGCGGATTGACGTAGGCAAGATCGGTACCCGCATCGGACCCATCACGAGTGCATCAGACACCATCAAGATTGAACTCTCCGGCCGCGGCGGACACACCTCCCGGCCGCATTTGACGGAAGATCTGGTGTTTGCCTTGGCGCAAATTGCCATCAACGTCCCGTCCGTGCTTTCGCGCCGGGTAGATGTGCGCAGCGGTGTCTCTGTTGTGTGGGGCCAAATCAATGCAGGGTCCGCGCCCAACGCCATTCCGGGACACGGCGTCATGAGCGGCACCATGCGTTGTTTGGACCGTGAAGCGTGGCATGCGGCCGGAGAACTGCTCGACGACGTGGTGCAGCAGGTTGCCGCCCCCTTTGGTGTGGATGTGCACCTGGAGCACACCCGCGGAGTGCCGCCCGTAGTTAACTCCGAACATGAAACCGCCGTCATCGAAGCCGCCGCACGCGCAGAATTGGGGGAGGAATCTGTGGTGCTGGCTCCCCAATCCATGGGCGGAGAAGATTTCGCCTGGTTTTTGCAGGGCATCCCGGGATCGCTCATGCGGCTGGGCACTCACGTCCCCGGTGGCGAAGAGTACGACCTCCACCGCGGCGACTACATCGTGGATGAACGGGCGCTCTCGGTTGGCATCAAGGTATTGTGCGCCGCGGCCTTGCGGACCCTTCGGCCAGCAGCGCAATAG
- a CDS encoding succinate dehydrogenase iron-sulfur subunit, with protein sequence MSAVETELPEPASKIELPAHLGGGGEIPTFDVTLRVRRYDPETSEESKWEDFTMTMYGTDRVLDALHKVKWEQDGSLTFRRSCAHGVCGSDAMRINGRNRLACKTLLKDLDTSKPITVEPIKGLPVEKDLIVDMEPFFQSFREVMPFLVNRGHEPAKERLQSAEDRERFDDTTKCILCAACTSSCPVFWTDGQYFGPAAIVNAHRFIFDSRDDAGDMRLEILNDKEGVWRCRTTFNCTEACPRGIQVTQAIAEVKQAILARQI encoded by the coding sequence ATGAGCGCCGTAGAAACTGAATTGCCGGAGCCGGCATCAAAGATTGAACTTCCCGCACACCTGGGCGGCGGCGGGGAAATCCCCACGTTCGATGTCACCCTGCGCGTGCGCCGCTACGACCCCGAAACCTCGGAAGAGTCGAAGTGGGAAGACTTCACCATGACCATGTACGGCACCGACCGCGTGCTGGATGCCCTGCACAAGGTCAAGTGGGAGCAGGACGGCTCGCTGACCTTCCGCCGCTCCTGCGCCCACGGTGTTTGCGGTTCCGATGCCATGCGCATCAACGGCCGCAACCGCCTGGCCTGCAAGACCCTGCTGAAGGACCTGGACACGTCCAAGCCCATCACGGTTGAGCCCATCAAGGGCCTGCCCGTGGAGAAGGACCTCATCGTGGACATGGAGCCGTTCTTCCAGTCCTTCCGCGAGGTCATGCCCTTCCTGGTCAACCGTGGCCACGAGCCCGCCAAGGAGCGCCTGCAGTCCGCCGAGGACCGCGAGCGTTTTGACGACACCACCAAGTGCATCCTGTGCGCCGCGTGCACGTCTTCTTGCCCCGTGTTCTGGACCGACGGCCAGTACTTCGGCCCGGCAGCCATTGTGAATGCTCACCGCTTCATCTTTGACTCCCGCGACGATGCCGGCGACATGCGTCTGGAAATCCTCAACGACAAAGAGGGCGTGTGGCGTTGCCGCACCACCTTCAACTGCACCGAGGCATGCCCCCGCGGCATCCAGGTGACGCAGGCAATCGCCGAGGTCAAGCAGGCCATCCTGGCCCGCCAGATCTAG
- a CDS encoding 2'-5' RNA ligase family protein, which yields MIISLPADLADKLDARRARYAGPGAAVVPPHITLVSGRAADSWEDAATHVRKVAAAGEPFTLSLRGTGTFEPVSPVVYLNVESGAQHCAELHEALLDGPVEHLLEYDFHPHLTVAHDLDAEAMAQAKVEMADFAADFVVTSIGLYDYLAGDWALREELDLGGDGKP from the coding sequence GTGATTATCTCCCTGCCAGCCGATCTCGCTGACAAGCTCGACGCTAGGCGCGCCCGCTACGCAGGCCCGGGAGCCGCCGTCGTACCTCCGCACATCACACTGGTGTCCGGACGGGCTGCGGACTCATGGGAGGACGCCGCCACGCACGTTCGCAAAGTGGCCGCCGCGGGGGAGCCGTTTACCTTGTCATTGCGGGGGACAGGTACCTTTGAACCGGTGTCGCCGGTGGTGTACCTTAACGTTGAATCTGGGGCGCAGCATTGTGCCGAGTTGCACGAAGCCTTGTTGGACGGACCCGTGGAACACCTGCTTGAATATGATTTTCACCCGCACCTGACCGTGGCGCACGATCTCGATGCCGAGGCCATGGCGCAGGCGAAGGTGGAGATGGCTGATTTTGCCGCAGATTTTGTCGTCACCAGCATTGGTCTCTATGACTATCTAGCTGGCGATTGGGCACTTCGTGAGGAGCTGGATCTTGGGGGAGACGGAAAACCTTAA
- a CDS encoding mannose-1-phosphate guanylyltransferase, with protein sequence MNTQKMVEPGLVAADPLNRFYAVIPAGGVGTRLWPLSRAAAPKFLHDLTGSGSTLIRATYDRLEPLSGERVLLVTGDAHREAVCRQLPEIADANLVLETEPKDSGAAIGLAAAILFVRDPSAIMGSFAADQVISPVEKFQDAVREAIYTAATGKIVTIGIKPTHASTGFGYVRIGAPLSVAGAPRAHAVAKFVEKPSQEIAEEYLASGEYSWNAGMFVAPVDLMLHHLKANEPALYEGLMEIALAWDTPERVEVKNRVWPTLPKIAIDYAVAEPAADAGDVAVIPADFSWDDVGDFAAIARLSSAKESKNVKVIGDGARVFTEDSTGIVVSDTKRVIALVGIQDVVVVDTPDALLITTLAHSQLVKKAVDGLKAQGNTDVL encoded by the coding sequence ATGAATACGCAAAAAATGGTTGAACCCGGGCTTGTAGCTGCGGATCCCTTGAATAGGTTTTATGCTGTGATCCCGGCTGGTGGGGTTGGTACTCGGTTGTGGCCGTTGTCCCGTGCTGCTGCTCCGAAGTTTCTCCATGACCTCACCGGGAGCGGTAGTACCTTGATTCGGGCTACCTATGACCGTTTGGAACCCCTTAGTGGTGAGCGGGTTTTGTTGGTGACCGGGGATGCGCATCGTGAGGCGGTGTGCCGGCAGTTGCCGGAGATCGCTGATGCGAATCTGGTGTTGGAAACTGAGCCGAAGGATTCCGGTGCGGCCATTGGTTTGGCTGCGGCGATCTTGTTTGTTCGTGATCCTTCCGCGATCATGGGCTCGTTCGCGGCCGATCAGGTCATCAGTCCCGTGGAGAAGTTCCAGGATGCTGTGCGTGAGGCCATCTACACCGCGGCCACGGGCAAGATCGTCACGATCGGTATCAAGCCAACCCATGCCTCGACCGGGTTCGGGTATGTCCGCATCGGTGCACCGCTTTCGGTGGCGGGTGCGCCGCGGGCTCATGCTGTGGCGAAGTTCGTCGAGAAGCCCAGTCAGGAAATCGCCGAGGAGTACCTGGCCAGTGGTGAATACAGTTGGAATGCTGGAATGTTCGTGGCGCCGGTGGATTTGATGCTTCATCACCTCAAGGCCAACGAGCCTGCCCTGTATGAGGGGTTGATGGAAATCGCCTTGGCCTGGGACACCCCGGAGCGGGTTGAGGTGAAGAATCGTGTCTGGCCCACCCTGCCCAAGATCGCCATTGATTATGCGGTGGCTGAGCCGGCTGCGGATGCGGGGGATGTCGCCGTGATTCCTGCGGACTTTAGCTGGGATGATGTGGGAGATTTCGCGGCGATCGCCCGGCTCAGCAGTGCCAAGGAAAGTAAGAATGTGAAGGTCATAGGGGACGGTGCCCGTGTCTTCACCGAGGACAGCACCGGGATCGTGGTCTCGGACACCAAACGCGTGATCGCCCTAGTTGGGATCCAAGACGTGGTGGTGGTTGATACCCCCGACGCCCTTCTTATCACGACCCTCGCACATTCACAGCTGGTCAAGAAAGCCGTCGACGGACTCAAAGCCCAAGGCAACACCGACGTCCTCTAG
- a CDS encoding succinate dehydrogenase hydrophobic membrane anchor subunit, whose amino-acid sequence MSTDSIAAPRSNSAQSPKYKRSKGSNSSFEMVAWLFMRLSGVVLIVLIFGHLFVNLMVGDGIHAIDFGFVAGKWADPFWQIWDLAMLWLAILHGTNGVRTIINDYAERAGTRMTLKTVLYVASAVIIVLGTLVIFTFDPCPPGAVIDLPSFCTVP is encoded by the coding sequence ATGAGCACCGATTCAATTGCCGCACCGCGCTCCAACAGCGCACAGTCACCCAAGTACAAGCGCAGCAAGGGCTCCAACTCCAGCTTTGAGATGGTTGCCTGGCTGTTCATGCGCCTTTCCGGCGTAGTTCTGATTGTGCTGATCTTCGGCCACCTCTTCGTGAACCTCATGGTTGGCGACGGAATCCACGCCATCGACTTCGGCTTTGTTGCCGGCAAGTGGGCAGATCCGTTCTGGCAGATCTGGGACCTGGCCATGCTCTGGTTGGCCATCCTGCACGGCACCAACGGTGTCCGCACCATCATCAACGACTACGCCGAGCGCGCAGGCACCCGCATGACCCTTAAGACGGTCCTCTACGTTGCCTCCGCCGTGATCATCGTGCTGGGCACCCTGGTCATCTTCACCTTTGACCCGTGCCCTCCCGGCGCAGTCATCGATCTCCCGTCCTTCTGCACCGTTCCTTAA
- a CDS encoding GAP family protein, with amino-acid sequence MTIAIYAQLAFLALIDSTSIGTLLIPLWLLLRHDARRIALRILLYLGVLAGFYLVVGIVVLSGAGWVVKGLGADSLMQVPAIAWAATIGGGAMLSYAVFSDSRKKRKKASAPSGGPAGIGAEENPDHRTETPVSEQRWQARIAKALRSPGGLVTLALIAGMLELPTMLPYLVAIGLLSNSTLAIPAEIGVLAVYCLVMLIPALALWSLRMIMGSRLDSALRRVGTKLGRFASESLLWVVGIVGFVMLRAGLSELAPMASWNPFK; translated from the coding sequence ATGACAATCGCAATTTATGCCCAGTTGGCTTTTCTTGCTCTCATCGACAGCACCAGCATCGGCACCTTGCTGATTCCTCTCTGGCTGCTGCTGCGTCACGATGCCCGGCGGATCGCTCTCCGAATCCTGCTTTATCTTGGCGTCCTGGCGGGTTTCTATCTTGTGGTCGGCATTGTGGTGCTCAGCGGCGCCGGGTGGGTCGTCAAGGGGTTGGGGGCAGATTCACTCATGCAGGTCCCTGCCATTGCGTGGGCCGCGACCATAGGTGGAGGCGCCATGCTGAGCTATGCCGTCTTTTCGGATTCTCGTAAGAAACGGAAGAAGGCCAGTGCGCCCAGCGGAGGGCCGGCGGGCATAGGTGCGGAAGAAAATCCTGACCACCGCACCGAGACGCCGGTGTCCGAACAACGGTGGCAGGCCCGGATAGCCAAGGCCCTGCGCAGCCCTGGTGGCCTGGTGACGCTAGCTTTGATTGCAGGAATGTTGGAGCTGCCCACCATGCTGCCGTATTTGGTGGCCATCGGGCTCCTGTCCAATTCCACCTTGGCGATTCCTGCCGAGATCGGGGTCCTTGCTGTCTATTGCCTCGTCATGCTCATTCCGGCGCTGGCCCTGTGGAGCCTGCGGATGATCATGGGGTCCCGCCTCGATTCGGCGCTTAGACGCGTCGGAACAAAACTGGGAAGGTTTGCCAGCGAGAGCCTGCTGTGGGTGGTCGGTATCGTCGGGTTCGTGATGCTGCGCGCCGGATTGTCCGAGCTGGCGCCCATGGCAAGCTGGAACCCCTTCAAATAG
- the sdhC gene encoding succinate dehydrogenase, cytochrome b556 subunit, with product MPTKPAGTLYRGREGMWSWVGHRITGVVIFIFLLVHVLDTSLVRVSPEAYTAVIGAYKNPIMGLGEAGLVAAIVFHAFNGLRIIAIDFWKKGPKYQRQLLWGVLALWAVTMIPFLIRHLTIVFSNFFGGH from the coding sequence GTGCCGACAAAACCAGCTGGCACTCTGTATCGCGGCCGAGAAGGCATGTGGTCCTGGGTGGGACACCGAATTACCGGTGTAGTTATCTTTATTTTCTTGTTGGTGCACGTTCTGGACACCTCTTTGGTGCGAGTTTCCCCAGAGGCGTACACAGCAGTTATTGGGGCGTACAAGAACCCCATTATGGGCTTGGGTGAGGCCGGCCTCGTCGCCGCAATCGTGTTCCACGCCTTCAACGGCCTGCGCATCATTGCCATCGACTTCTGGAAGAAGGGCCCCAAATACCAGCGCCAGCTGCTCTGGGGTGTTCTGGCCCTGTGGGCCGTGACGATGATCCCGTTCCTGATTCGCCACCTCACCATTGTCTTCTCTAATTTCTTCGGGGGGCACTAA
- the sdhA gene encoding succinate dehydrogenase flavoprotein subunit, translating to MQVHKYDVVIVGAGGAGMRAAIESGQRAHTAVLTKLYPTRSHTGAAQGGMCAALANVEEDNWEWHTFDTVKGGDYLVDQDAAEVMAKEAIDAVIDLEKMGLPFNRTPEGRIDQRRFGGHTRDHGKAPVRRACYAADRTGHMILQTLYQNCVKHNVEFYNEYYVLDLLTVEEEATREDGSIYLQKKTAGVVSYDLATGELHIFQAKSVVLATGGAGKVFKTTSNAHTLTGDGMGIAFRKGIPLEDMEFFQFHPTGLAGLGILLSEAARGEGAILRNSEGERFMERYAPTIKDLAPRDIVARSMANEVREGRGCGPNKDYVLLDLTHLEPAHIDAKLPDITEFARTYLGVEPYTEPVPVFPTAHYAMGGVPTNITTEVLQDNNTIIPGLYAAGEVACVSVHGSNRLGTNSLLDINVFGKRAGVAAAEYAKTADFVDLPENPEADTVAMLEHVRTSDGGEKVALIRKDLQDTMDANMQVFRTAESIDKVLADIASFEERYSRITVQDKGKRFNLDLLEAVELGFLLELAKVMTVAALHRQESRGGHYREDFPDRDDENFMKHSMAYLDADVTVESSAESIAGIRLETKPVVVTRYQPMVRKY from the coding sequence ATGCAGGTCCACAAATACGACGTCGTAATCGTCGGGGCCGGTGGCGCAGGAATGCGTGCCGCCATTGAATCCGGCCAGCGTGCCCACACCGCTGTCCTGACCAAGCTCTACCCCACCCGCTCGCACACAGGTGCAGCGCAGGGCGGCATGTGCGCCGCACTGGCCAACGTGGAAGAAGACAACTGGGAGTGGCACACCTTTGACACCGTCAAGGGTGGCGATTACCTGGTTGACCAGGACGCTGCGGAGGTCATGGCCAAGGAAGCCATTGACGCCGTCATCGACCTGGAAAAGATGGGCCTGCCGTTCAACCGCACGCCCGAGGGCCGCATTGACCAGCGCCGTTTCGGTGGCCACACCCGTGACCACGGCAAGGCTCCGGTTCGCCGTGCATGCTACGCCGCCGACCGTACCGGCCACATGATTCTGCAGACCCTGTACCAAAACTGCGTCAAGCACAACGTTGAGTTCTACAACGAGTACTACGTGTTGGATTTGCTGACGGTTGAAGAGGAAGCCACCCGCGAGGATGGCTCCATCTACCTGCAGAAGAAGACCGCCGGCGTCGTTTCCTACGACCTCGCCACGGGCGAACTGCACATCTTCCAGGCCAAGAGCGTTGTTTTGGCTACCGGTGGTGCAGGCAAGGTCTTCAAGACCACCTCCAACGCACACACCCTGACCGGTGACGGCATGGGCATTGCGTTCCGCAAGGGCATCCCGCTGGAAGACATGGAGTTCTTCCAGTTCCATCCGACAGGTCTTGCCGGTTTGGGCATTCTGCTCTCCGAGGCTGCACGTGGCGAAGGCGCCATCCTGCGAAACTCTGAGGGTGAGCGCTTTATGGAGCGTTACGCTCCCACCATCAAGGACTTGGCTCCTCGCGACATCGTGGCCCGATCCATGGCCAACGAGGTTCGTGAAGGCCGCGGTTGCGGCCCGAACAAGGACTACGTTCTTCTTGACTTGACCCACCTGGAGCCGGCCCACATTGACGCCAAGCTCCCGGATATCACCGAGTTCGCCCGCACCTACCTGGGTGTGGAGCCGTACACGGAGCCGGTCCCGGTTTTCCCCACGGCTCACTACGCCATGGGCGGTGTGCCCACGAACATCACCACCGAGGTTCTGCAGGACAACAACACCATCATCCCGGGCCTCTACGCCGCCGGTGAGGTTGCTTGCGTTTCCGTCCACGGTTCAAACCGCTTGGGCACCAACTCACTGTTGGACATCAACGTCTTCGGTAAGCGCGCCGGTGTGGCCGCTGCTGAATACGCCAAGACTGCCGACTTTGTTGACCTGCCGGAGAACCCGGAAGCCGACACAGTCGCCATGCTGGAGCATGTCCGCACGTCCGACGGCGGCGAGAAGGTTGCGCTGATCCGCAAGGATCTGCAGGACACCATGGATGCCAACATGCAGGTGTTCCGTACTGCCGAGTCCATCGACAAGGTCCTTGCCGATATCGCTTCTTTCGAGGAGCGCTACTCACGCATCACCGTCCAGGACAAGGGCAAGCGTTTCAACCTTGATCTGCTTGAGGCTGTGGAGCTTGGCTTCCTGCTTGAACTGGCCAAGGTCATGACGGTTGCTGCCCTGCACCGTCAGGAATCCCGTGGCGGTCACTACCGCGAAGATTTCCCGGACCGCGATGATGAGAACTTCATGAAGCACTCCATGGCTTACCTGGATGCAGATGTCACGGTGGAAAGCTCCGCCGAGTCAATTGCTGGAATCCGTCTGGAAACCAAGCCTGTTGTTGTTACGCGTTACCAGCCGATGGTGAGGAAGTACTAA
- the trpS gene encoding tryptophan--tRNA ligase, with protein sequence MSEISARPRVLSGMQPSGDSLHLGNYLGALVNWVKSQDDYQTLFFIPDMHAITVTQDPQELRDRTRKTAAQYIAGGIDIEKSTLFVQSHVPEHAQLAWVLNCITGFGEASRMTQFKDKSAKGGADMASVGLFTYPVLMAADILLYRPEGVPVGDDQRQHVELARDLAKRFNHRFGDTFVVPEAFIQKEGARIYDLQNPTAKMSKSASGPNGLINILDEPKVTAKRIRSAVTDAGTVVAHDRENKPGVTNLLEILSTLTEKSVDTLVSEYEGKMYGHLKVDVAEAVVERLDPIRKRTLELLDDPAELDSLLARGAEKARAIASETLADVYAKVGFLPPLRMVG encoded by the coding sequence ATGAGTGAAATCTCTGCCCGCCCGCGCGTGCTCTCAGGCATGCAGCCTTCCGGCGACTCCCTGCATCTAGGCAATTACCTGGGCGCGTTGGTCAACTGGGTCAAGAGCCAAGACGATTACCAGACACTGTTCTTCATCCCGGACATGCACGCCATCACTGTCACCCAGGATCCGCAGGAGCTGCGCGACCGCACCAGAAAGACCGCTGCCCAGTACATCGCCGGTGGCATTGACATTGAAAAGTCAACGTTGTTTGTGCAGTCCCACGTGCCCGAGCACGCACAGCTGGCCTGGGTGCTGAACTGCATCACGGGATTTGGCGAAGCCTCCCGCATGACCCAGTTCAAGGACAAGTCAGCCAAGGGTGGCGCGGACATGGCCAGCGTTGGCTTGTTCACCTACCCCGTGCTGATGGCGGCCGATATCCTGTTGTACCGCCCCGAGGGCGTTCCGGTTGGCGATGATCAGCGCCAACACGTTGAATTGGCCCGAGACTTGGCCAAGCGCTTCAACCATCGTTTTGGCGACACCTTCGTGGTGCCGGAGGCCTTCATTCAAAAAGAAGGCGCCCGCATTTATGACCTGCAAAATCCGACGGCGAAGATGTCCAAGTCCGCTTCCGGCCCCAACGGCCTGATCAACATCCTGGACGAGCCAAAGGTCACCGCCAAACGCATTAGGTCGGCCGTCACCGACGCGGGGACCGTGGTTGCCCACGACCGGGAAAACAAGCCAGGCGTCACCAACCTGCTTGAAATTCTGTCCACGCTGACCGAAAAGTCCGTCGACACCCTTGTTTCCGAGTACGAAGGCAAAATGTACGGACACCTCAAGGTGGATGTTGCCGAGGCAGTGGTTGAACGCCTGGACCCCATCCGCAAGCGCACGCTGGAGTTGCTGGACGACCCCGCCGAGCTGGACAGCCTCTTGGCTCGCGGCGCGGAAAAGGCCAGGGCCATCGCGTCCGAGACCTTGGCAGATGTCTACGCCAAGGTGGGTTTCCTTCCTCCGCTGCGGATGGTCGGATAA
- a CDS encoding YihY/virulence factor BrkB family protein has protein sequence MGETENLKAAAVHLHGPAAPGVSAKKPLAGPAVPPPNPLDRVALANWTAEKHAAFTTARADGNFLAQATTLMQWLNARTGQLFILRVWHLYTRRRGPLLAAGNAYLMFFSVGAMLVAGFAIFGIVAADNQVLRDAVVDLVASSTPGLIDTGDGGLATPDDLLGTGRFGLTLFISLAALLVTAMGWINGLREGIRSVLGLARDRTNPVLSKVRDGGTLLVLAVALVLTSVLGVISTAAMGSISDFLGWNGFLTGTMTKLGSVALMFILDVAVAMIMFSMASRVRMPRRVLLLAAAFSGAGATVLRFFSAMLLAGITNNTLLAPFAVILGLFVWFYLLSQVYLISAAVAAVRAAELRPHGPR, from the coding sequence TTGGGGGAGACGGAAAACCTTAAGGCGGCGGCGGTCCATCTACACGGACCCGCCGCGCCGGGCGTAAGCGCGAAGAAGCCGCTTGCGGGGCCAGCCGTGCCTCCGCCGAATCCACTGGACCGCGTTGCCCTGGCGAACTGGACCGCCGAGAAACATGCTGCATTCACCACGGCCAGGGCGGACGGCAACTTTTTGGCGCAGGCCACTACGCTCATGCAATGGCTCAACGCGCGTACCGGACAGCTGTTTATCCTTCGGGTGTGGCACCTCTATACGCGTCGCCGCGGGCCCCTGTTGGCCGCAGGCAACGCCTACCTCATGTTCTTCTCCGTGGGTGCCATGCTCGTGGCAGGGTTCGCCATCTTCGGCATTGTCGCCGCCGACAATCAAGTGCTTCGCGATGCCGTGGTTGATCTCGTCGCCAGCAGCACGCCTGGTTTGATCGATACCGGCGACGGCGGCCTGGCCACGCCCGATGATCTCCTTGGCACCGGGCGCTTCGGGTTGACCCTGTTCATCTCGCTGGCCGCGTTGTTGGTCACCGCGATGGGGTGGATCAATGGACTTCGGGAGGGCATCCGCTCCGTGTTGGGTCTGGCCCGGGACCGCACCAATCCAGTACTCTCCAAGGTGCGCGACGGAGGCACGCTTCTAGTGCTTGCCGTGGCCTTGGTGTTGACCAGCGTCTTAGGTGTCATCAGCACTGCCGCCATGGGGTCTATCAGCGACTTCTTGGGTTGGAACGGTTTCCTGACCGGCACCATGACCAAGCTTGGCTCGGTGGCGCTGATGTTCATCCTGGATGTTGCCGTAGCCATGATCATGTTCAGCATGGCCTCGCGTGTCCGCATGCCCCGACGGGTTCTGTTGCTGGCCGCGGCATTTTCAGGCGCAGGGGCAACCGTGCTGCGGTTCTTCAGCGCCATGCTCCTGGCCGGCATCACGAACAACACGCTCCTGGCGCCCTTTGCCGTGATCCTGGGCCTGTTCGTCTGGTTCTACCTGCTCAGCCAGGTCTATCTCATCTCGGCGGCCGTGGCGGCGGTCAGAGCCGCCGAGCTGCGTCCGCACGGGCCGCGCTGA